In Clostridia bacterium, the genomic window GTAGCTCGGATCGGCGTGGTCATCCACGACCTGCACGACCTCCACGCCGGGGCAGTTGGCCTTCAACCAATCCTGATAACCCTTGGCACGATCCAACACGCCCGCGGCCTGGAACGTGCCCACCACGACCTTGCCCTTGCCGCCGACGGCTTCACAAAGCAGCTGGGCTCCGGCCTCGCCCGCCTGGTAGTTGTCGATCCCGATGTGCGCAACGCGCTTCGAGCCCGGCACGTCGCCGATCATCGTGATGACCGGGATTCCGGCCTGCCAGGCGCGGTCGATGCCGTCCTTCAGGGTCGTCGCGTCCGGCGGGAAGATCAGGATGCCGGCCGGATGCTTGGCGATCAGCTGGTCGAGCTGTTGAGCTTCCTGCTGCGCGTCCGCCGACGTGGGCCCGACGAAGCTGGTCTTCACGCCGAGGTCGGCGGCGACGTCGTTCAGCGCCTGCTTTGCGTCTGTCCAGAACGGCACTTCCGTCACGTTGGCCAGGTAGACGTACTCCTCGTTCGCGTTCGACTGCCCGCTCGCGGCACCGCTCGCCTCGCTCGACGTGGCGCCGGACCCCGATTGCCCCGTTTGCTGGGCTGGAGCCGTACCGTTGCACGCCGACAGCATCAGCGCGAGCGCGGCCAGCAGCGCCACGATGCCGGCAGCGCGCCGGTCAAGTCGATCCCACCGAATGGTCCACCGTCGCATGTCCGTACACCTTCCTCTGTCTAAGCCTCGTGATTTCACGTTCGACCGACGGGTGTCGTCTGGTTGACGTCTCGCGTGGATGCCGATGCCGCTGCCTGCACCCCCCAACCGCGCCCCTCGCGGCGGCGCAACACCATGTCCAGGGTCACGACGACGATGAGAATGACGCCGGTAAGAATCCCTTGCCAGTAGATCGACACTCCGAGGATCACGGACGCGTTCGAAACCATGGCGAGAAGGAACGCGCCGAGGAAGGCCCCCAGCACGGTCCCCTCGCCGCCCAACAGACTGGCCCCCCCGATGACCGACGCGGCGATGGAGGTGAGCTCCAACCCGTTTCCGGCCGTGGGGGTGCCGGACATCAGCCGCGACGCGAGGAACACGCCCGCCAGGGCGGAGAGACCGGCGGACCCGATGTACGTGAACACGCGCACCCGATCGACTGGAATGCCGGACAGGCGCGCGGCGCGCTCATTGCCGCCGATGTAGTAGATCTGTCGGAAGGAACGCGTCAGGCGGAGGGCCAGGTCGAAGACGATCAGAAGCACGAGCGTGACCCACACCATCGGCGGCAGGCCCAGAATGCGCGCCTGCCCCCAGTAGGCGAAGCCGGGCGTCAGGCCCGTGACGGAAAAGCCTTCGGTGAAGACCAGGCCGACGCCGCGGACGATCGTCATCATGCCGAGCGTGGCGATGAGCGGGCTGACGCCCGCGCGCGTCACGATCAGGCCGTTGACAAGCCCGACGGCGACGCCGAACAGCAGGCTGAGCGCGACGGCCGCGACCGGGGAAAGGCCGTGCAGCATGAGCAGGCCCACGATGGTGCCGCTCGCGGCCATCACGGCGCCGACGGAGAGGTCAAGGCCCCCGGAGATGAGCACGATGACCTGGCCGATGGTGATGAGCGTCACGGGGACCAGGCCGATGACGAGCGCCGTCAGGTTGCCGGTCGTCAGAAAGTAGGGCGTGATGACGCCCAGCACGGCCCCGAAGATCACGATGGCCGCGGCGATGGCGAATTCCCGCACGCGAAGCAGCGCGCCGATGAACACCCTGCCAACCTCCTAGGACGCGGCCGCGAGCCGCACGATGGACTCTTCTGAAAGGTCCGGCCGGGCCAGCACCCCGGCCACGGACCCGCCACGCATGACGAGGACTCGATCCGCCAGAGCAAGGAGCTCCAAGAGCTCCGAGGAGATCAGCACCACGGCCTTGCCCTGCCGCGCCTGCTCCAGCAGGATGCGGTGGATCTCCGCCTTGGCCCCGGTGTCGACTCCGACGGTGGGGTCGTCCACGACGAGCACGCGCGGATCCGAAGCCAGGAGGCGCGCCAACAGGGACTTCTGCTGGTTTCCCCCCGACAGCGCGCTCACCGGCGCGAGGATGGACGGGCAGCGGATCTGCAGCCGTTCACGGTAGTCCCGGGCGACCTGGCGCACGGCGGCCGACGGCACGATGCCGAAGCGCGCGAGAACGCGCAGGATCATCGTCACGATGTTGTCGGCGACCGTCATGCGCGGGAAGAGGCCCAGCTCCTTCCTGTCGGGCGGCAGATACGCCACCCTGGCCCGCACGGCGTCGGCCGGGGTGTGGAAGCGGACCGGCTTGCCGTCCAACAGCAGCTCGCCGCCGGCCAGCCTCAACCCACCCACGAGCGCCAGACCGAGCTCCGTCCGCCCGGACCCCTCGAGGCCGGCCACGCCCAGGATCTCGCCGGCTCGAACCTGAAACGACACCCCGCGCAGCCGCGGCGGGGCCGCGAGATCCCGCGCCTCGAGGACGACCGGTCCCGGTTCGCCGCGATCCTGCCACGACACCTGGGAGATGTCCCGTCCCACCATGTGGCGCAGGACTTCGTCCGGCGTCGTCGCCTGGCGGTCGAATCGCCCGGCCACGCGCCCGTCACGGAGCACGGTGATCCGATCTGCGAGCGCGAAGACCTCGGACAGGCGGTGGGTGACGATGACGATGGCCAGACCCTGCGACTTGAGCTGCTGAAGGACATCGGACAGCACGGAGGCTTCGGCCTCAGACAGGGACGAGGTCGGCTCGTCCAACAGGAGCACCTGCGCGTCGGCCGCGAGCGCTTTGGCGATCTCGACCAGCTGACGCTGGCTGCGCGAGAGATCCTGCACCCGGACGTCCGGGTCCACCTGCGCGCCCAGGCGGCCCAGGATTTCGCGCGCCCGCCTGCGCAGTTCCGATCGATCCAGGATGCCGAGAGAGCGCACCGGCGAGCGAGTAAGGTAGAGGTTTTCGGCCACGGACAGCACCGGGACAAGGCTGAGGTCCTGGAAGACGGTGCGCACCCCCGCCGCTTGAGCGTCCGCTGGCGAGCGGAACGCCACCGGTCTTCCGGACATGAGGACCGTGCCGCGGTCGGGCGCGTGGACGCCGCTGAGCATCATGAGCAGCGTCGTCTTCCCCGCGCCGTTCTCGCCCACCAGGGCGTGGATCTCGCCGGACCTCGCCTCGAAGTCCACGCCGTGCAGGACCTCGACGCCCGCGAAGGACTTCGCTACGCCGCGCGCCTCCAGTACCGCCGTCACCGTCACGACCTCCCAGGCGTCACAGGCGGCCGAACTCGGCCAACAGCTCTTCGACCGACTTCCCCTCGCGAATCCGGGCGCGGGTGCGCTCCTCCTGCTCCGCCTGCGCCCGGGCGCGTTGCAGGACGTCGACGGCCTCCTCCTGCGGCACGACCACGACGCCCGTCTCGTCCGCGAGCACGATGTCGCCGGGCCGGACGATCACGCGGCCGCATGTGACCGGCACATTCACCTCGATGGGTTCGAGGCGCTGCGAGAACGGGGAGTGTGTGGACCGCGGGGTGATCGCCCGACTGAAGAGGGGGAAGTCGAGATCGCGAACCTCGTCCACGTCGCGCACCGCGCCGTCGACCACGGCGCCGGCCACGCCCTTCATCTTGCAAAGCCCCGCCATGAGGCCGCCCCAGATGGACGTCTGCACTTCACCGGCCGCGTCGACCACGATCACGTCGCCGGCCCGCGCCACCTTGAGCGCGTCGAGGCAGTCCACAAGGTCGCCGGGAAACAGCCGCACCGTAAGGGCGGGGCCGACGAAGCGCCGGAAATGCGCAGGACGGATGGCAGAATCCATGACCCCGCTCCGCTCCATGCAATCGGCAAGGATGCATGAAGGGCTGTACACCGTGAGCAGTTCCCGATAGCCGGCCAAAAGCTTCTCGTCCACGACAGGGCCGGGGTTGATGACCTTTCGCACGCGAATCCACTCCCTCCGCGATGTCACGTCGTCCGAACGAATCTCAGGCGGAACCGGCCGCCGACGCGTCCCGTTCCGTGTACCCCAGGCGACGCGAGATCTCCAGCGCCGCTTGCCGGACCGGTTCCGCCAGGCTCTGCAGCCGTTCCGGCGTCATGCGCAGGCTCGGCCCGGCGACGGAGATGGCGCCGGCCAGCCGCCCGTGACGGTCCCAGACCGGCGCGGCCACGCACCGGATGCCGGGCTCGTGCTCCTCGTTGTCGAAGGCCACGCCCAACTGGCGCACCGTTTCGAGGTGCTGCAGAAGGGCGGAACGGTCGACGATCGTGTTGGGCGTGTACCGCTTGAGGCCCTTGGTCTCGATGACGTGGATGACTTCTTCCTCCGGAAGCCAGGCGAGGAGCGCCTTCCCCACCCCCGTGCAGTGCAGGGGCGAGCGGCGCCCGATGCGGGAATGCATGCGGATCGTGTGCGTGGACTCCATCTTCTCCACGTACACGACCTCGCCCTGATCCAGCACGCCCAGGTGCACGACCTCGCCC contains:
- a CDS encoding substrate-binding domain-containing protein translates to MRRWTIRWDRLDRRAAGIVALLAALALMLSACNGTAPAQQTGQSGSGATSSEASGAASGQSNANEEYVYLANVTEVPFWTDAKQALNDVAADLGVKTSFVGPTSADAQQEAQQLDQLIAKHPAGILIFPPDATTLKDGIDRAWQAGIPVITMIGDVPGSKRVAHIGIDNYQAGEAGAQLLCEAVGGKGKVVVGTFQAAGVLDRAKGYQDWLKANCPGVEVVQVVDDHADPSYAPQAYAAAIAAHPDLAGIGGTDGDSGLGAARAVIEANKKGQIKIVAMDRNDDMLPYIKDGTIYASVAQKTYTETYMAVQMLYLLNHNKLKLVSDWKAAGINPLPENVNTGIIPITKDNVDYFMHGGK
- a CDS encoding sugar ABC transporter ATP-binding protein is translated as MTAVLEARGVAKSFAGVEVLHGVDFEARSGEIHALVGENGAGKTTLLMMLSGVHAPDRGTVLMSGRPVAFRSPADAQAAGVRTVFQDLSLVPVLSVAENLYLTRSPVRSLGILDRSELRRRAREILGRLGAQVDPDVRVQDLSRSQRQLVEIAKALAADAQVLLLDEPTSSLSEAEASVLSDVLQQLKSQGLAIVIVTHRLSEVFALADRITVLRDGRVAGRFDRQATTPDEVLRHMVGRDISQVSWQDRGEPGPVVLEARDLAAPPRLRGVSFQVRAGEILGVAGLEGSGRTELGLALVGGLRLAGGELLLDGKPVRFHTPADAVRARVAYLPPDRKELGLFPRMTVADNIVTMILRVLARFGIVPSAAVRQVARDYRERLQIRCPSILAPVSALSGGNQQKSLLARLLASDPRVLVVDDPTVGVDTGAKAEIHRILLEQARQGKAVVLISSELLELLALADRVLVMRGGSVAGVLARPDLSEESIVRLAAAS
- a CDS encoding RraA family protein — its product is MERSGVMDSAIRPAHFRRFVGPALTVRLFPGDLVDCLDALKVARAGDVIVVDAAGEVQTSIWGGLMAGLCKMKGVAGAVVDGAVRDVDEVRDLDFPLFSRAITPRSTHSPFSQRLEPIEVNVPVTCGRVIVRPGDIVLADETGVVVVPQEEAVDVLQRARAQAEQEERTRARIREGKSVEELLAEFGRL
- a CDS encoding ABC transporter permease; translated protein: MFIGALLRVREFAIAAAIVIFGAVLGVITPYFLTTGNLTALVIGLVPVTLITIGQVIVLISGGLDLSVGAVMAASGTIVGLLMLHGLSPVAAVALSLLFGVAVGLVNGLIVTRAGVSPLIATLGMMTIVRGVGLVFTEGFSVTGLTPGFAYWGQARILGLPPMVWVTLVLLIVFDLALRLTRSFRQIYYIGGNERAARLSGIPVDRVRVFTYIGSAGLSALAGVFLASRLMSGTPTAGNGLELTSIAASVIGGASLLGGEGTVLGAFLGAFLLAMVSNASVILGVSIYWQGILTGVILIVVVTLDMVLRRREGRGWGVQAAASASTRDVNQTTPVGRT
- a CDS encoding IclR family transcriptional regulator; this translates as MTQTPLVQALMHGLAVLEAMAREEEDWQGVSELAARLRMHKSTVLRLLATLEACGYVEQDAATKRYRLRLKLFELGSQVIARTDLLKEARPILEQLNRETGEVVHLGVLDQGEVVYVEKMESTHTIRMHSRIGRRSPLHCTGVGKALLAWLPEEEVIHVIETKGLKRYTPNTIVDRSALLQHLETVRQLGVAFDNEEHEPGIRCVAAPVWDRHGRLAGAISVAGPSLRMTPERLQSLAEPVRQAALEISRRLGYTERDASAAGSA